In one Saccharibacillus brassicae genomic region, the following are encoded:
- a CDS encoding AEC family transporter has product MLLSVFVTMYHVFLPLSLPVIAGILLRRFRGLDTKPLSVLSLYLLSPAIIFTTLLNARVSAEDVGITVAFSLINLLAMWGVSILLGRLLKLGDPEKAGLTLVASFTNCVNYGLPLVLLAFGQSGLDKAAVYVVMQIIIVNTVGVFFAARSHFSIKQAGRAMLKLPALYVAALAGLLRVTGIELTDVVQTGVNLLAGAYSPVVLVILGAQMIGAVRGEWQPNLRRAFRAGLALRLLVAPLLSWLILLLLGAEPLLLGVLLVLASMPTAVNAVILAEQFGASPNFVSRCILWTTLASFVALPLLLVWTAP; this is encoded by the coding sequence ATGCTGCTGTCCGTTTTCGTTACGATGTATCACGTTTTTCTGCCGCTGTCTCTGCCCGTGATCGCCGGCATTTTGCTGCGGCGATTCCGCGGACTCGACACCAAGCCGCTGTCTGTGCTGTCGCTGTACCTGCTCAGTCCGGCGATCATCTTCACCACGCTGCTGAACGCGCGCGTCTCCGCCGAAGACGTCGGCATCACGGTCGCGTTCAGCCTGATCAACCTGCTGGCCATGTGGGGCGTGTCCATCCTGCTCGGACGTCTGCTCAAGCTCGGCGATCCGGAAAAAGCGGGCCTGACGCTCGTCGCTTCGTTTACGAACTGCGTCAATTACGGACTGCCGCTCGTGCTGCTGGCATTCGGGCAGTCCGGACTCGACAAAGCGGCCGTCTACGTCGTGATGCAGATCATTATCGTCAATACGGTCGGGGTATTTTTTGCGGCGCGGTCGCATTTCTCGATCAAGCAGGCAGGCCGGGCGATGCTCAAGCTGCCGGCACTCTATGTGGCGGCGCTGGCCGGCCTGCTGCGCGTGACCGGGATCGAGCTGACCGACGTCGTGCAGACCGGCGTCAATCTGCTGGCGGGCGCCTATTCGCCGGTCGTACTCGTCATTCTCGGCGCGCAGATGATCGGAGCCGTCCGCGGCGAATGGCAGCCGAACCTGCGGCGGGCGTTCCGGGCCGGCCTCGCGCTGCGGCTGCTGGTGGCCCCGCTGCTGAGCTGGCTGATCCTGCTGCTGCTCGGGGCGGAGCCGCTGCTGCTCGGCGTGCTGCTCGTGCTGGCTTCGATGCCGACGGCGGTCAACGCCGTCATTCTCGCCGAGCAGTTCGGCGCGTCGCCGAATTTCGTCTCGCGCTGCATTTTGTGGACGACGCTGGCGTCGTTCGTCGCGCTGCCGCTGCTGCTCGTCTGGACGGCTCCGTGA
- a CDS encoding sensor histidine kinase, whose protein sequence is MRDLPASNPDWTHIIGELRSSVTITDATDPEQPLIFVNEYFLQLTGYSREEVIGRNCRFLQGEETRSETVRDIRDRLSKCLPIRTEILNYRSDGTLFWNELNIDPIFDAEGRCVLFVGLQYDVTDRKMLEEEAAHAARSAHRQSRALMEFIGKLNHEMRNNMNGMMGLLDIVLMDEDLPEDVREYLELAKGSGDALLNIANDALDLAGAADGRIKLERIEFNLRYILDSILKAHYLRAAEKGLELSLSVGRGLVQRIYGDPHRLRQILDNLIGNALKFTEHGSVTLSAEVLPEWTKAGEVRIRFTVRDTGIGIPEKHMDKLFKAFSQTDASHARLYGGSGLGLKICEELAGLMGGSISVESREGEGTAFHADLPFSTEGEAE, encoded by the coding sequence ATGAGGGATTTGCCGGCTTCGAATCCGGATTGGACGCATATCATCGGAGAGCTTCGCTCGTCCGTCACGATTACGGACGCAACCGATCCGGAGCAGCCGCTTATTTTCGTCAATGAGTATTTCCTGCAGCTGACGGGATATTCGCGGGAAGAAGTGATCGGCCGCAACTGCCGCTTTTTGCAGGGGGAAGAGACCCGAAGCGAGACGGTACGGGATATTCGCGATCGATTGTCCAAATGTTTGCCGATCCGGACGGAAATTTTGAATTACCGCAGCGACGGAACCTTGTTCTGGAACGAACTGAACATCGATCCGATCTTCGACGCCGAAGGCCGCTGCGTATTGTTCGTCGGGCTGCAGTACGACGTGACCGACCGCAAGATGCTGGAAGAGGAAGCGGCGCACGCGGCGCGTTCCGCCCACCGGCAGAGCCGGGCGTTGATGGAATTTATCGGCAAGCTCAATCATGAGATGCGCAACAACATGAACGGCATGATGGGGCTGCTCGACATCGTGCTCATGGACGAAGATCTGCCGGAAGACGTACGCGAATATTTGGAACTGGCGAAAGGCAGCGGCGATGCCCTGCTCAATATCGCCAACGACGCGCTCGATCTGGCCGGCGCGGCCGACGGGCGCATCAAGTTGGAGCGGATCGAGTTCAATCTGAGATATATTCTGGATTCGATTCTCAAAGCGCATTACTTGCGTGCCGCGGAAAAAGGGCTGGAGCTGAGTCTGTCGGTCGGCCGCGGCCTGGTCCAGCGCATCTACGGCGATCCGCACCGGCTGCGCCAAATTCTCGATAACCTGATCGGCAACGCGCTCAAGTTCACCGAACACGGCAGCGTGACGCTGTCGGCGGAAGTGCTGCCGGAGTGGACCAAGGCCGGCGAAGTGCGTATCCGCTTCACCGTGCGGGATACCGGAATCGGCATTCCGGAGAAGCATATGGACAAGCTGTTCAAAGCGTTCAGCCAGACGGACGCTTCGCACGCGCGTCTGTACGGCGGTTCCGGGTTGGGACTCAAAATTTGCGAGGAATTGGCGGGCTTGATGGGCGGAAGCATCTCTGTCGAGAGCCGCGAAGGGGAAGGCACCGCGTTCCATGCCGATCTTCCGTTCTCGACCGAAGGCGAAGCCGAATAG
- a CDS encoding DJ-1/PfpI family protein, with amino-acid sequence MKTYILVYNGFTQFEVVLAARLMKTAGEIITVGLSPEPVTAHEGFRIVPHMTIERVEAGSVDLFIVPGGDLSQIARRSEVENLLKAVQACGGTVGAICSGTLLALDAGLARGRSFTAPAGASAAAPTGARLERPVVSDGGLVTAQAYGYVDFALELGRLTGIYRDEADYDETVRFFEFFKPAAEKAPEPLRAVGLEAGVAV; translated from the coding sequence TTGAAAACGTACATTCTTGTCTATAACGGCTTTACGCAGTTCGAGGTCGTGCTCGCGGCGCGTTTGATGAAAACGGCCGGCGAGATCATTACTGTCGGATTGTCCCCGGAGCCTGTAACCGCGCACGAAGGATTTCGCATCGTGCCGCATATGACGATCGAACGGGTGGAAGCGGGCTCGGTCGATCTCTTTATCGTGCCGGGCGGCGATCTCTCGCAGATCGCGCGCCGCAGCGAAGTCGAAAACCTGCTCAAAGCGGTTCAGGCCTGCGGCGGCACCGTGGGCGCGATCTGCTCCGGCACGCTGCTTGCGCTGGACGCCGGCCTCGCGCGCGGTCGCAGTTTCACCGCGCCGGCCGGAGCTTCTGCCGCTGCGCCGACCGGCGCCCGTCTGGAGCGTCCGGTCGTGTCGGACGGTGGCCTCGTGACGGCGCAGGCTTACGGCTACGTCGATTTTGCCCTCGAATTGGGCCGGCTGACCGGCATCTACCGGGACGAAGCGGATTACGACGAGACGGTACGTTTCTTCGAATTTTTCAAGCCGGCTGCCGAGAAAGCCCCGGAACCTCTGCGCGCCGTCGGCCTCGAAGCCGGTGTAGCCGTATAA
- a CDS encoding NAD-dependent epimerase/dehydratase family protein: MAQDVLVLGGTRFFGKILVEKLLEAGHAVTILTRGTTPDPFGERVTRIRADRTDEAALAAAAEGRHWDVVYDNICYDANEARAAIRVFTGKIGRYVLTSSLSVYEAGSADMKEELVDTAALAVPAGPVDKVPYGEGKAQAEAVFFREAPFPAAAARFPIVLGPNDYTKRLQFHVDRIKSGVSFVMPNTEARICFIHEEEAADFLLWLGGIEAVGPFNAASAGKPKLRQVLGAIDRETGGQAIVLPEGPDSEGSPFGIPDHWAMDTSRAEEAGFKFRELDDWLPGLVRELAGRQN; encoded by the coding sequence ATGGCGCAAGACGTACTGGTACTGGGAGGCACGCGTTTTTTCGGCAAAATTCTGGTGGAAAAGCTGCTGGAGGCGGGGCATGCGGTCACGATTCTGACGCGCGGCACGACGCCGGACCCTTTCGGTGAACGGGTGACGCGTATCCGGGCGGATCGCACGGACGAAGCCGCTTTGGCAGCGGCCGCGGAAGGCCGGCATTGGGACGTCGTCTACGACAACATCTGCTACGATGCCAACGAAGCCCGGGCGGCGATACGGGTCTTTACCGGCAAAATCGGCCGTTATGTGCTGACGTCCAGTCTGAGCGTGTACGAAGCGGGTTCGGCGGACATGAAGGAAGAACTCGTGGACACGGCCGCTTTGGCAGTCCCGGCAGGTCCGGTGGACAAAGTGCCTTACGGCGAAGGCAAAGCGCAGGCGGAAGCCGTCTTTTTCCGTGAAGCGCCGTTTCCCGCGGCTGCGGCGCGCTTCCCGATCGTGCTCGGCCCGAACGACTATACGAAGCGTCTGCAGTTTCATGTGGACCGGATCAAAAGCGGCGTGTCGTTCGTGATGCCCAATACGGAGGCCCGCATCTGCTTTATCCATGAAGAAGAAGCGGCGGACTTCCTGCTGTGGCTGGGCGGGATCGAGGCGGTCGGACCGTTCAACGCGGCTTCGGCCGGCAAGCCCAAGCTGCGCCAGGTACTGGGCGCGATCGACCGGGAGACGGGCGGCCAGGCGATCGTTCTTCCGGAAGGCCCGGACAGCGAAGGCTCGCCGTTCGGCATTCCCGACCACTGGGCGATGGATACGTCCCGCGCCGAAGAAGCCGGATTCAAGTTCCGGGAGCTGGACGACTGGCTGCCGGGTCTGGTGCGGGAGCTGGCGGGCCGGCAGAACTGA
- a CDS encoding phosphotransferase family protein, translated as MDGKKRNEAHAAGTENGVLRLLGRKIAPLGEIIEAYPISEGGSADRKYKVHFYGYDGAYLLRLFDGFSFDLRRAEFEALHRMQAMTVHCSRPIAFGQWKSDGLFFLLLSYIEGTDAERILPLTPKPQQLRIGMQAGEELSRIGCCAVPEPAEAWAARHRRRIERAEAVLQAGGVWGASAEVASAKLRADSGLAEGRPESFLHGSFGPANLIVHTGRLVGVIGFERFGWGDPVYEFARLGLHSRSLSPLFCTGQILGYHGGQAPDDLFWRLYALYAASGVLSQLADTLEQRPETFGETLQMADRLLLDHDGFASDRPSWFAAL; from the coding sequence TTGGACGGTAAAAAAAGGAATGAGGCGCACGCAGCGGGCACGGAGAACGGCGTCCTCAGGCTGCTCGGCCGCAAAATCGCTCCGTTGGGCGAAATCATCGAAGCGTATCCGATCAGTGAAGGCGGGTCCGCGGACCGCAAATACAAAGTTCATTTCTACGGATATGACGGCGCTTACTTGCTGCGTCTGTTCGACGGATTCTCGTTCGACCTCAGACGGGCCGAATTCGAAGCGCTGCACCGGATGCAGGCGATGACCGTGCACTGCTCGCGTCCGATCGCGTTCGGGCAATGGAAATCGGACGGATTGTTTTTCCTGCTCTTGTCGTATATCGAAGGGACGGACGCGGAGCGCATCCTGCCGCTCACGCCCAAGCCGCAGCAGCTGCGGATCGGCATGCAGGCGGGGGAAGAGCTGAGCCGGATCGGCTGCTGCGCCGTGCCCGAGCCCGCCGAAGCGTGGGCTGCGCGGCATCGCCGCCGGATCGAACGCGCCGAAGCGGTGCTCCAGGCAGGCGGCGTCTGGGGAGCGAGCGCGGAAGTCGCATCCGCGAAGCTTCGGGCCGACTCCGGGCTTGCCGAAGGCCGGCCGGAGTCTTTCCTGCACGGCAGCTTCGGTCCGGCGAACCTGATCGTACATACGGGCCGGCTGGTCGGCGTGATCGGCTTCGAACGATTCGGCTGGGGCGACCCGGTATACGAATTCGCCCGGCTCGGACTGCACAGCCGAAGCCTCAGTCCGCTGTTTTGCACCGGCCAGATTCTCGGGTACCACGGCGGGCAGGCGCCCGACGACCTGTTCTGGCGGCTGTACGCGCTGTATGCGGCGTCGGGGGTTCTGTCGCAGCTCGCGGATACGCTTGAGCAGCGTCCCGAAACGTTCGGCGAGACGCTTCAGATGGCGGACCGGCTGCTGCTCGACCATGACGGGTTCGCGAGCGATCGGCCTTCCTGGTTCGCCGCCTTATAA
- a CDS encoding sugar kinase, with product MRNTEVDVVTLGESMILFQSYNQGALQYEPLFTKSLAGAESNVAIGLSRLGKKVRWIGRLGSDPFGDLVLSTLSGQGVDVSHAVRDEEAPTAVYFKDFKRYGDPAVYYYRKGSAASRLSPDMVDDAWLEGAGHLHVTGITPALGPDTAEATRLLMQRARALGLTVSFDPNLRRKLWSEDLARKTLLSLIPLCDIFMPGDEEAEFLLGPKEIEEYGRAFLDMGPKLVAMKLGAEGSIGFAGQAVVRAEPFPVDRLIDTVGAGDAFASGLLSVLLEHRSELADGLGEKPLHEALRRANLLGSMATQFKGDWEGLPTLAEVHGIQGGHKHVTR from the coding sequence ATGCGGAATACGGAAGTGGACGTGGTCACGCTCGGAGAAAGCATGATTTTGTTTCAGTCGTACAATCAGGGGGCGCTGCAGTACGAGCCGCTGTTCACCAAGTCGCTGGCGGGCGCGGAATCGAACGTGGCGATCGGTCTGTCGAGGCTGGGCAAAAAAGTGCGCTGGATCGGCCGGCTCGGCAGCGATCCGTTCGGCGACCTCGTCTTGAGCACGCTGTCCGGACAGGGTGTGGACGTCTCGCATGCCGTGCGCGACGAAGAAGCGCCGACAGCCGTCTATTTCAAAGATTTCAAGCGGTACGGCGATCCCGCGGTCTACTATTATCGCAAAGGCTCGGCGGCCAGCCGGCTGTCTCCGGACATGGTGGACGACGCGTGGCTGGAAGGCGCGGGACATCTGCATGTGACCGGGATTACGCCGGCGCTCGGACCGGACACGGCCGAAGCGACGCGGCTGTTGATGCAGCGGGCGCGGGCGCTGGGGCTGACGGTCTCGTTCGATCCGAATTTGCGCCGCAAGCTGTGGAGCGAAGACTTGGCGCGCAAAACGCTGCTGTCGCTTATTCCGCTGTGCGATATTTTCATGCCGGGCGACGAGGAAGCGGAATTCCTGCTCGGCCCGAAAGAGATCGAAGAGTACGGCCGGGCTTTCCTCGACATGGGACCCAAGCTTGTCGCGATGAAGCTGGGCGCGGAAGGTTCGATCGGATTTGCGGGGCAAGCGGTCGTGCGCGCGGAACCGTTCCCGGTCGACCGGCTGATCGACACGGTCGGCGCGGGCGACGCGTTCGCTTCCGGCCTGCTGTCCGTATTATTGGAGCACCGGAGCGAGCTTGCGGACGGCCTCGGCGAAAAGCCGCTGCATGAAGCGCTGCGGCGGGCGAACCTGCTCGGCTCGATGGCGACGCAGTTCAAGGGAGACTGGGAAGGACTGCCGACGCTTGCGGAGGTGCACGGCATTCAGGGCGGACACAAGCACGTGACGCGTTAA
- a CDS encoding lactonase family protein — MTSNQKMFVFVGSYAESTSSGVYTYEFDETTGELRLLDQTSGLKNPTFLNVDVEHSHIYAIGEVETDSGKAGEVMMIHFDPNGTLTRFNRTITTPNTTCHVQRDSDNRFLVVSSYHGGMAGLVSLKENGHVGELLDVQTHEPIDGAAPHVHSAFFSPDEKFLLVQDLGLDLIRTYAIDREAGKLVAQGDTKAAQGAGPRHLTFHPGGRFAFVINELNSTIASYRYDADSGSLSEIEVVPTLPSDYSGENGCSEIALSADGRFVYGANRGHDSIVVYAFDEAGEKLTLVQHISTEGGHPRHFALTPSGSHLLAANRDANNIAVFTVDKESGRLAFTGHTVSVSKPVCVRPYYV, encoded by the coding sequence ATGACATCCAATCAAAAAATGTTCGTTTTCGTCGGCTCTTACGCCGAATCGACTTCGAGCGGCGTCTATACGTACGAGTTCGACGAGACGACCGGCGAGCTTCGACTGCTCGACCAGACGTCCGGCCTCAAAAATCCGACGTTCCTGAACGTGGACGTCGAGCATTCCCATATTTACGCGATCGGCGAAGTCGAAACGGACAGCGGCAAAGCGGGCGAAGTCATGATGATCCATTTCGATCCGAATGGCACGCTGACGCGCTTCAACCGCACGATCACGACGCCGAACACGACCTGCCACGTCCAGCGCGATTCGGACAACCGCTTCCTGGTCGTATCGAGTTATCACGGCGGAATGGCCGGACTCGTATCGCTCAAGGAAAATGGCCATGTCGGCGAACTGCTGGACGTCCAGACGCACGAGCCGATCGACGGCGCGGCTCCGCATGTGCACTCCGCGTTCTTCAGCCCGGACGAGAAATTCCTGCTCGTGCAGGATCTCGGCCTGGACCTGATCCGCACCTATGCGATCGACCGCGAAGCCGGCAAGCTCGTTGCCCAGGGCGACACGAAGGCAGCCCAAGGCGCCGGACCCCGCCACCTTACGTTCCATCCGGGCGGACGTTTTGCTTTTGTCATCAATGAGCTGAATTCCACGATCGCTTCGTACCGCTACGACGCCGACAGCGGATCGCTGAGCGAGATCGAAGTCGTGCCGACGCTTCCGTCCGATTATTCGGGCGAGAACGGCTGCTCCGAAATCGCGCTGTCCGCGGACGGGCGCTTCGTGTACGGCGCCAACCGCGGCCACGACAGCATCGTCGTCTACGCGTTCGACGAAGCGGGCGAGAAGCTGACGCTGGTGCAGCATATTTCGACCGAAGGCGGCCATCCGCGCCATTTCGCGCTGACGCCGAGCGGCAGCCATCTGCTCGCGGCCAATCGGGACGCCAACAACATCGCCGTATTCACCGTCGATAAGGAAAGCGGACGTCTGGCCTTTACCGGCCATACGGTGAGCGTATCGAAGCCGGTATGCGTACGTCCTTATTACGTGTAA